The Chloroflexota bacterium genomic sequence CGGGCTTACCTTCACCAAGCCTCTTCAGCCAGACAGTGTGGTCAGGAGCACCCGTAGGGAAGAACTCCGGCGGCAGCAACTTCACGCCGAACTTCTCGGCATATTCCTTGCCGCCACGCAGTGGCTCTCGCCCATAAGGGCTATCCCAGCATATGTAACCGATTAAAGGTGTTCCCGACTTACCCTTGGCCTGCCAGTCTTTCAGGGCAAAATCTACAGTGGCGCCGAAGGCGTTCTGGTAACAGACACCCCAGGTGAACTGCCAGCCGATGAAAGCTTGAAATTCACCGTCAGCCGGAGCATACGAGACTACCTTGTCCTTAGAAGCCATTGGAGCGATAGCTTTGCCTAACGGGGTGCCGATAGGATTCACCAATAACAGCTTGGGCTCAGTCCGATACCTCTTGTAAGCTGATACACCACGGGCGACATCATAGCGAGTGTCAACGCCGATGAAATTGACCTTCACCCCATCAACACCTTTCTCGTTTATCTCCTTGAACATGTCACTGCAACCTGTATCAGCAGGGACATTCAGCCCGGCTATCGGCCCAGTATAGTCGCCCAGGCTCAGATAGGTGACTATCTTCTCCTTGGGTGGCGCTGCTGGAGCACAGCCAGAGACTGCTGGCACTGCCAGCACTACCACAAGCAGAATTGCACCAAATAATAGATGCTTTGCTTTTCCGATTTTCAACTGTTCACCTCCTCCATAGTAGTTTCTCGGTTTTTAGTTTTCTGTCCATACGCTGCCCATTATCACCTCCTTCTCCTCTACTTGCTCTAGTCATAAAGAGATACGCAATCCGCCACCTTCCTGAAGCCACTGATATCAACCAGTTTGCCAGATAAGGTTTCTAATTGACTTTGCTACGAACTCATAGTACTATCAGAATCAACACTAGCCAAGACTATTGATGCTGCTATATGGCTTAAAAAGTCATATCACCTCTCTTGCATCTGTAACAGCCCACAAACCGCCCTAACCACCAAATTCATTCGAGTCTCACAAGAGTACTACCTTTTAGGAGCTACATGCCATCTTCTCTTCTTAACTATCTCTTTGATATGGCTAGTTATCACTTCTATAGGAGTACCTGGCCGAAATACCTCATCCACCCCGATTTTCTCAAGAAGAAGCTTGTCATCTGCGGGGATGACGCCACCGACAAAAAGACAAACATCCTCTGCCTTGTTTTCCTTGAGTAAATTTATCGTCTCGCCAACCCAGCCGATATAATGCATGGTATGGAAGCTCAAGCCGATAGCATCAGCATCCTCAGCGATTGCCGCTTTTACCACTCGCTCAGGCGTCTGAAACAGACCCAAGTATATTACTTCCATGCCAGCGTCTCGGAGCCCCTGGGAAAGCACATACAGAGGTCTGCTGTGGTCATCGAGACCAAGTTTAGCTAACACAAATCTTACCTTTCGCTCTTCCATGTTTACTCCTTCATCTTAGTTAAGTTCCAGGAAGTCAGGTGGTCTCACCATTTCAAATTGGTCATAAGGAAAACCCATGGCTTTCCTTGTCACCCCCATCACTTCACCTATGGTAGCATCATTTCTAAAAGCATCAATCACCGCCGAAAATACATTCGTATCCCCCTTCGCCAGTTGATATAGCTTCTCCAAAGCCGGCTTGACCTTGCTGATGTCACGAGTCTCCTTAAACTCCTTGAATTCCTCCATCGTTTTCTTTTGCCTTTCAGAGTAAGGTTCAAAAGGGTCAGCCCGGTGATATTCAAGCATGGGCAGTGGAATATCATAGTCGTTTAACTCTTTATAGGCGTTCACACAGACCTTTATCTTCCTCCCCTCTTCAAGCTCCCTCTGCCGCTCCTGAGCTGCCTTCTCAACCTCCGCCTGTATCCAACCGCTCTTGATTGCCGCTCTCATGCCACCCATATCAAGAATCTTCTGCAAATAGGCGAAGACATCCTGCTCAATCTTGTTGGTAAGCCACTCCACATAGTAGGAACCGGCTAGAGGGTCAGCAGTTAGCGGAATATTGGCTTCCTCAGCAATTATCGTCTCTATTCCTTTATTGACCACCCATGCCTCAATAGGTGGTGTGGTTAGAGCCTCACTATAGCCCTTCAACTCCATACCATTGATACCACCGAGGACGCTGGCCATTGCCTCAATCGTATTTCTTATCACATTAAATA encodes the following:
- a CDS encoding methylmalonyl-CoA mutase — translated: MEERKVRFVLAKLGLDDHSRPLYVLSQGLRDAGMEVIYLGLFQTPERVVKAAIAEDADAIGLSFHTMHYIGWVGETINLLKENKAEDVCLFVGGVIPADDKLLLEKIGVDEVFRPGTPIEVITSHIKEIVKKRRWHVAPKR